Sequence from the Rutidosis leptorrhynchoides isolate AG116_Rl617_1_P2 chromosome 3, CSIRO_AGI_Rlap_v1, whole genome shotgun sequence genome:
CGAAAGAAGTATAATATAGTTTATCAAACTAACCTTTTAATTTTGGGTGATAAttatcacacaccactttttgatccatctaCACCTGATTTACTATTATATTAtacttagaataataatataagttcaattcTCTAGATTAATTTAcgggttaaaataataatataaatttaactTGCTAGATTAATTTAAGGGTATAACTATGATTTTATTAGATAAAATTGTAGATGAATTAAAAAGTGGTGAGTGAGAATTAGCTCCTCTAATTTTatgaatatatttaatatttaatattaataataaaaatatcaaacaaaATGAGAATGGGAAAAAAGAAGCAAAGCAACCATTCAATAAAACTCCAAAACTAAACATGCTTCTACGTGTACAATTCCACCACCACTTTAAATTTATTCATCTTTAAATTTCCATTTTCATATCTATCTACTTTCATCACCCACACCCAGATCTTTCTATCTGTTACCCCAAAATCAAATCATTTTGCAATTCATTATTCACCCAAAACAATCTTCATGGGTCCAATTGCATTGACTCAAATTGCGACCGGTTTAAGCGTTTTAGCCGGAGCAGCTTTATTGAAATCAGTGATAGATCAGAACCCGATGATGGGTTCGGGTCCGGGTTCAGGTCCAAGATGTTCAAGTTGCAACGGAACCGGTCGAGTTAGTTGTCTTTGTAATCGGTGGTCGGATGGTGACCGTGGGTGTCGGACGTGTGCTGGTTCCGGGCGGATGGTGTGTAATAGTTGTGGCGGTTCAGGTACCGGTCGACCGCTTCCGGTTCAGATCTCAGTTCGTCCTCCAAACCCACCGTATTAACCCGGTAAACCGATTGGGTTTATTGTACTTGTAATATATCGAGTAAACATACATATTACTGTAGTTCAAAATTTTATatgtaaaaatacttttataatatttaatactagtattagtattgaATATTGATTGATTATTAAATCACAATCCTTAGTAACTTATTACTTTATTTAATAAACTGATAAGATTTAGCTGTTAGGCTATTGGGGGAGATGAGTATTTTAACATTGATGTACACGTGTTAATTGTGTTCTTCCGTGATCATTTTCGGGCCATTTTCCCGGGTTTCCTCACACTGACTTATTGTGAAGATATAATTAGATCCCAATCACTAAGCTAGGTGTGATGAATAAATCATTCGTGTATCATAATTTTTAGTAGTTGATGGAATGTATATGGTAGAAAAGTTGATAACCGACCTGCTGAATGATCCACACGTCCCTTTGAGATTACATTTGAATACAATCAATTATAAATTATAGATATGTGCAAATTGTTTTC
This genomic interval carries:
- the LOC139897618 gene encoding uncharacterized protein, with amino-acid sequence MGPIALTQIATGLSVLAGAALLKSVIDQNPMMGSGPGSGPRCSSCNGTGRVSCLCNRWSDGDRGCRTCAGSGRMVCNSCGGSGTGRPLPVQISVRPPNPPY